A stretch of Imperialibacter roseus DNA encodes these proteins:
- a CDS encoding SGNH/GDSL hydrolase family protein has protein sequence MKNHLVLPLLLIISILTGCSQPEKLKLEADNQQINYTGRIDFGNPKAPVLFWSGSEATLTINGTGLRVELADERGNNYFNIVIDKDSIRYIRLDSATKWYTLAKDLEEGEHTISLVKRNEWDKGSTTIHGFEVTGELLPTPKNSRTIEFIGNSITAGYAIEDLTGGDSPDSTYTNNYPTYGAITSRNFNADYVCTCRSGIGIMISWDPTIIMPEVFPRLNPKDSASRWDFSRITPDLVVVNLFQNDSWLVNMPEQPSFSLRLGEAAPGEEKIIASYQEFISLVRNVYPDTPIICALGSMDATKEGSAWPGYVQEAVDGLGDSLIYTHFFPFIEKGGHPRVADNKKMAESLTSFIREKVKW, from the coding sequence ATGAAAAACCACCTGGTCCTACCTCTCCTGTTGATAATTTCGATTTTAACGGGTTGCTCTCAGCCGGAAAAGCTTAAGCTTGAGGCCGACAATCAGCAAATCAACTACACAGGCCGAATCGATTTTGGAAACCCCAAGGCACCTGTTCTATTCTGGTCGGGCTCCGAGGCCACACTAACGATTAACGGCACGGGCCTGAGGGTTGAGCTTGCGGACGAACGAGGTAACAACTACTTCAATATTGTGATCGACAAAGACAGTATCAGGTATATCAGGCTAGACAGCGCAACAAAGTGGTATACGCTTGCCAAAGACCTGGAAGAGGGAGAGCACACCATTTCGCTGGTAAAAAGAAATGAATGGGACAAGGGAAGCACCACCATTCACGGGTTTGAAGTTACAGGGGAGTTGCTGCCGACTCCCAAAAACTCAAGAACGATTGAGTTCATTGGCAACTCCATCACTGCTGGCTATGCCATCGAAGATCTCACGGGTGGCGATTCGCCTGACAGTACCTACACCAACAATTACCCAACGTACGGAGCCATAACGTCACGGAATTTCAATGCTGACTATGTTTGCACCTGCCGCAGCGGCATTGGCATTATGATCAGCTGGGACCCAACTATCATCATGCCCGAGGTTTTTCCCAGGCTAAACCCAAAAGACTCAGCAAGCAGATGGGACTTTTCAAGAATAACGCCCGACCTTGTTGTGGTTAACCTCTTTCAAAATGACTCCTGGTTAGTCAATATGCCCGAGCAGCCGTCGTTCAGTCTCCGGCTGGGAGAAGCCGCACCAGGCGAAGAAAAAATCATTGCCTCTTATCAGGAGTTTATCAGTCTGGTCAGAAATGTGTACCCCGACACCCCGATTATCTGTGCGCTGGGCAGCATGGATGCCACCAAAGAGGGCTCAGCATGGCCTGGCTATGTGCAGGAGGCTGTGGATGGTTTGGGTGATTCTTTAATTTATACCCATTTCTTCCCCTTCATCGAAAAGGGAGGGCACCCAAGGGTGGCTGACAACAAAAAGATGGCAGAAAGTCTGACGTCATTTATAAGAGAAAAAGTTAAATGGTAA
- a CDS encoding TspO/MBR family protein, with product MASNKTIIIRVAVSIIVCLAVGALSGIATSSSVSTWYTTLNKPPFNPPNWLFAPVWTLLYAMMGVAAGLVWSGAKESIGVKLALGLFVGQLLLNSLWSVLFFGLRNPTAALVEIVVLWVAILLTINRFYLISKTAAWLLVPYLIWVSFAALLNASIVILN from the coding sequence ATGGCTAGTAACAAAACAATTATTATCAGGGTCGCAGTTTCAATCATCGTTTGTTTGGCGGTGGGCGCCCTCTCTGGTATTGCAACCTCATCATCAGTATCTACCTGGTACACTACCTTAAACAAGCCGCCTTTCAATCCGCCCAATTGGTTGTTTGCCCCTGTGTGGACGCTTCTTTACGCAATGATGGGCGTGGCCGCAGGTCTTGTTTGGTCCGGGGCGAAAGAATCGATCGGAGTAAAACTGGCACTGGGCCTTTTCGTGGGTCAGTTGCTTCTAAATAGCCTCTGGTCTGTTTTGTTTTTTGGTCTGAGAAACCCTACTGCTGCACTAGTTGAAATTGTGGTGCTATGGGTTGCCATCCTGCTTACTATCAATCGATTTTACCTCATTAGCAAAACTGCTGCCTGGCTACTGGTTCCCTATCTTATTTGGGTTTCGTTTGCAGCCTTGCTAAATGCATCCATCGTTATATTGAATTAG
- a CDS encoding ATP-binding cassette domain-containing protein — translation MSIVVENLTKKYGEQKAVNDISFKINTGEVVGFLGPNGAGKSTTMKMITCYMAPTSGDVRLDELSILNEQEDIKKKIGYLPENNPLYTDMAIVDYLRFCAEIQGVSKAKIPSRIGDMIDMCGLERERHKKISELSKGYRQRVGLAQAMIHDPEILILDEPTTGLDPNQIIEIRKLIKKLGKEKTVILSSHILSEVEATCDRILIINRGRIVADGTSDTLRSQAEGKELLTVKIEAADADVKKALLGLASVETVEPVEGKAGFFSVRSKPDVSSRKEVFDLCVSKKWYLLEMTGHETKLEDVFRELTN, via the coding sequence ATGTCAATAGTTGTCGAGAACCTGACCAAGAAATATGGAGAGCAGAAGGCAGTTAATGATATCTCCTTCAAAATTAATACCGGTGAAGTAGTTGGTTTTTTGGGGCCAAATGGTGCTGGGAAAAGCACCACCATGAAGATGATTACCTGCTACATGGCACCCACGAGTGGCGATGTCAGGCTGGACGAGTTGAGCATCCTTAATGAGCAGGAGGACATAAAGAAGAAGATAGGCTACCTGCCCGAAAATAATCCACTCTACACTGACATGGCGATTGTGGACTACCTGCGGTTTTGCGCCGAAATACAGGGGGTGAGCAAGGCAAAAATACCCTCCAGAATAGGCGATATGATAGACATGTGCGGTTTGGAAAGAGAGCGTCACAAGAAAATAAGTGAGCTCTCTAAAGGGTACCGACAAAGGGTAGGGCTTGCACAGGCCATGATTCACGACCCGGAAATTTTGATACTGGATGAGCCAACCACCGGCCTCGACCCCAACCAAATCATAGAGATCAGGAAGTTGATAAAAAAGCTGGGCAAGGAAAAAACGGTGATTCTTAGCTCTCATATCCTTTCGGAAGTAGAGGCCACCTGCGACCGCATTCTGATTATTAACAGGGGCAGGATTGTGGCAGACGGCACCTCCGACACATTGAGAAGTCAGGCCGAGGGCAAAGAACTGCTGACTGTTAAAATTGAGGCTGCCGATGCTGACGTCAAAAAGGCGCTGCTTGGGCTGGCATCAGTAGAAACTGTCGAGCCAGTGGAGGGAAAAGCCGGCTTCTTCTCAGTTCGGAGTAAGCCTGATGTTTCGTCCAGAAAAGAGGTGTTTGACCTGTGTGTATCGAAAAAATGGTACTTGTTGGAAATGACAGGTCACGAAACCAAACTGGAAGACGTGTTTAGAGAGCTGACCAACTGA
- a CDS encoding DMT family protein, translating to MKAVYTILLLITSNVFMTLAWYGHLKFRELKWFESLGLVAIVLISWGIALFEYMFQVPANRIGFRENGGPFSLMQLKVIQEVITLIVFTAFTLLVFKTETLRWNHLAGFACLVAAVYFLFKK from the coding sequence ATGAAAGCGGTTTACACCATTCTTCTGCTCATTACTTCCAACGTATTCATGACACTTGCCTGGTATGGCCACCTCAAGTTCAGGGAACTGAAGTGGTTCGAAAGCCTTGGACTTGTGGCTATCGTTTTGATTAGCTGGGGCATTGCCTTATTTGAATACATGTTTCAGGTACCTGCCAACCGCATCGGCTTCCGGGAGAACGGAGGCCCTTTTTCGCTCATGCAGCTCAAAGTCATTCAGGAGGTGATCACACTAATTGTGTTTACCGCCTTCACCTTGCTTGTTTTTAAAACAGAGACGCTTCGATGGAACCACCTGGCCGGATTCGCCTGCCTGGTGGCAGCAGTATATTTTTTGTTTAAGAAATAG
- a CDS encoding AsmA family protein gives MKITLKIAAIGAAILLTMVVLVQFYGGSFLAEKLNIHFARLTEDSYTIEYQSLKTTILPPGITIQALTISPRDSLQPKPFLIKDNLLAPNISAAQISVQGISLIDLIFKNKIVVGQLTLDSLVIRANLVNGRDSSEVIRLNGSSEGADMKVEIKQLSLLSNEFFLFEAVSDSSSKEIGHGTISAELQNLSPYLIDGQKEPISDGTVKLTAFRYLTPDGLYKLELDSANLDWAAESLALSGFHLIPQYPKYEFALKKGHQTGRNDVDCKLIMADGLSFSQLINNEQLSITSLRFDSLVGNFYRDKRLGRPENEPAKPLPHESLLSSPLPFNIDSIVISDSRVVYQEFSENGTAEGEISFDRLNATITNIRSNSPEYAVLKARTFLFDQGLLQTEIRIPMNPDSLYHVQGSLAPMKIATFNRILTNVAFISVESGELEELKFNFSHNRTNAWGDISLLYQNLVVSGTQQARDNSDNVFQDIKLWLFNKLVLKRVDKMEAPLVGKISASREMEKSIFAFWWHSLLSGIKQCINPFEKPE, from the coding sequence ATGAAGATTACGCTGAAGATTGCTGCCATTGGTGCAGCCATATTGTTGACTATGGTCGTTTTGGTGCAGTTTTATGGCGGTAGCTTCCTCGCTGAAAAATTAAACATTCATTTTGCTCGACTAACAGAGGATAGCTACACTATCGAATACCAAAGCCTCAAAACAACTATTTTACCGCCAGGAATTACTATTCAGGCGTTAACAATATCTCCGAGAGACTCCCTTCAACCCAAGCCCTTCCTCATCAAGGATAATTTACTGGCCCCCAATATTTCAGCCGCCCAAATTTCTGTCCAAGGTATATCTCTAATAGATCTCATTTTCAAAAATAAAATTGTCGTCGGCCAACTTACGCTGGACTCGCTTGTCATTAGAGCAAATCTTGTCAACGGCAGAGACAGCAGTGAAGTCATTCGACTAAATGGGAGTAGCGAAGGCGCAGATATGAAGGTTGAGATCAAGCAACTAAGCCTTCTTTCAAACGAGTTTTTTCTATTTGAGGCAGTCAGTGATTCTTCCTCAAAGGAAATCGGCCATGGCACTATCAGCGCAGAACTTCAAAACCTATCTCCATACCTTATTGACGGGCAAAAAGAGCCAATCAGCGATGGCACAGTAAAGCTTACAGCGTTCCGCTATCTAACACCTGACGGTCTTTATAAATTAGAGTTGGACTCCGCAAACCTGGACTGGGCAGCCGAAAGCCTGGCGCTTTCGGGGTTTCATCTGATCCCGCAATACCCAAAATATGAGTTTGCACTCAAAAAAGGTCATCAGACCGGCAGAAATGACGTCGACTGCAAACTAATTATGGCCGACGGACTATCTTTCTCCCAGCTAATCAACAACGAACAACTGTCTATCACCTCGCTGCGCTTTGACTCGTTAGTTGGCAACTTCTACCGGGACAAACGACTCGGCCGTCCGGAAAACGAACCTGCCAAGCCTTTACCACACGAGTCTCTTCTGTCCTCACCACTTCCCTTCAATATCGACTCAATTGTGATCTCAGATAGCAGAGTAGTTTACCAGGAATTTAGTGAAAATGGTACAGCGGAAGGGGAAATATCATTTGATCGCTTGAACGCAACCATCACTAACATTAGATCAAACAGCCCGGAATATGCAGTTCTAAAGGCTCGCACTTTTCTCTTCGATCAGGGATTATTGCAAACGGAGATCAGGATTCCCATGAATCCTGACTCGCTCTACCACGTGCAAGGCTCGCTCGCTCCAATGAAAATCGCCACCTTCAACAGAATATTGACAAATGTGGCTTTCATCTCGGTAGAATCAGGAGAACTGGAGGAGCTCAAATTCAATTTCAGCCACAACCGCACGAACGCATGGGGAGACATCAGCCTCCTGTACCAAAACCTCGTAGTAAGCGGAACACAACAAGCCAGAGACAATTCCGACAACGTTTTTCAAGACATCAAGCTCTGGCTGTTCAATAAATTGGTTTTAAAAAGGGTAGACAAAATGGAAGCCCCACTAGTAGGGAAAATATCGGCTTCCCGGGAAATGGAAAAATCAATTTTTGCTTTTTGGTGGCACTCCCTCCTTTCAGGTATCAAACAATGCATCAACCCGTTCGAAAAGCCAGAGTAG
- a CDS encoding PAS domain-containing protein, with the protein MKRSRGTPTNTGKETEINESIKATMSNPYHGVALIDKDYSIQKFNPHFESYFSQITGIAPRRGLSVINSLFAKNKEATSSLFEQALSEQDEISGISIKDTHYSIRLEPALDRKGNLIGAFLYLISENDASDSEPTKVQMNFQALLETSGDAVIVFSPEGKPIYVSPSVENILGYTPEETMLLDIYSSLHPDDVPGNQKVMEKAILNPGIPIKGHRSRIIHKDGSYHLYDSTVVNLLNDPSIGGIVDNIKEVTEPTPFGGLDAKFTNLYLNAIEDSKIGVWEIDLISGKSVRNRIHDQSFGYSEELAQWDLPTLLQHIHVKDRLAAKEVFEAAKTDGSFDFEARVIWPDQSVHWLALKGTYVKSSETRTEKLSGSVIDITLRRNNFQALLNSESRLKSIIDNISEGLVIANKGGRLLYWNAAAIKMHDFMSLQSPPQNFTELLKYFRVEQLNGKYLPVSKWPLPRLLNNENVDGLEVRVRSIKNRWAKIFRYNGGSFADREGNLVYFLTISDRTELSNIKKHLRDSEERFLDAFHASPVALCITSNKDAICLEINKNAEELLGYSYEEYTGKPILTLNGVPLAEIKKIFSRKGEPSKSRESKLSISTKRGQKRLILFSVEQVMLNGEECRLTVFVDITNSK; encoded by the coding sequence ATGAAAAGAAGCAGAGGAACGCCCACCAACACTGGCAAGGAAACAGAAATTAATGAAAGCATTAAGGCCACCATGTCCAACCCCTATCATGGAGTAGCGTTGATAGACAAGGACTATTCTATTCAAAAGTTTAATCCCCATTTTGAGAGCTATTTTTCACAAATTACGGGTATAGCACCAAGGAGAGGGCTTTCAGTTATCAATTCGCTTTTCGCAAAAAATAAAGAAGCCACTTCCTCGCTTTTCGAACAGGCACTTAGCGAACAAGATGAAATAAGTGGTATAAGTATCAAAGATACTCACTATAGCATTCGTCTTGAGCCAGCGCTTGATAGAAAGGGAAACTTAATTGGTGCCTTCCTTTATTTAATAAGTGAAAACGATGCTAGTGACAGTGAGCCCACAAAAGTTCAAATGAACTTTCAGGCCCTTCTGGAGACCAGCGGCGATGCAGTCATTGTTTTTTCTCCTGAAGGCAAACCAATTTATGTGTCGCCCTCTGTTGAGAATATCCTGGGCTATACGCCAGAAGAGACGATGCTGCTCGACATTTATTCAAGCCTTCATCCGGACGACGTACCTGGCAATCAAAAAGTGATGGAGAAAGCGATTCTCAACCCGGGCATTCCGATAAAAGGACATCGTTCAAGAATTATTCACAAAGACGGTAGCTACCATCTTTATGATTCAACCGTCGTCAATCTGCTTAACGACCCCTCAATTGGGGGCATTGTCGACAATATTAAAGAGGTTACCGAACCTACGCCTTTCGGTGGATTGGATGCCAAATTTACGAACCTCTACTTGAATGCTATTGAAGACTCAAAAATAGGTGTTTGGGAAATTGATCTCATATCTGGCAAGTCGGTAAGGAATCGAATTCATGATCAAAGTTTTGGGTACAGTGAAGAGCTTGCTCAGTGGGATTTACCGACTTTGCTTCAACATATCCACGTGAAAGACCGGTTGGCTGCGAAAGAAGTTTTCGAAGCGGCCAAAACAGATGGCTCCTTCGACTTTGAAGCAAGGGTAATTTGGCCTGACCAATCCGTCCATTGGCTTGCACTAAAAGGAACTTATGTGAAGAGCTCCGAAACCAGAACAGAAAAGCTTAGCGGGTCGGTAATTGATATCACTCTGCGTCGGAACAATTTTCAAGCACTTCTCAATAGCGAAAGTCGCCTAAAAAGCATAATTGATAATATATCGGAAGGTTTGGTAATTGCCAACAAAGGGGGCAGGCTTCTTTACTGGAACGCAGCAGCGATCAAAATGCATGATTTCATGTCTTTGCAAAGTCCTCCCCAAAATTTTACCGAATTGCTTAAGTACTTTAGGGTGGAGCAGCTAAATGGAAAGTATTTGCCCGTCAGCAAATGGCCACTACCGAGGCTGTTGAACAATGAAAATGTGGATGGGCTGGAAGTAAGAGTGCGAAGCATTAAAAATCGCTGGGCAAAAATTTTCAGGTACAATGGCGGCTCATTTGCAGACCGTGAGGGAAACCTGGTTTACTTTCTCACCATTAGCGACAGGACAGAACTAAGCAATATCAAAAAGCACCTGCGTGACAGTGAAGAAAGGTTTTTAGACGCCTTCCATGCAAGCCCAGTAGCGCTATGCATTACAAGCAACAAAGACGCCATCTGTCTCGAGATCAACAAGAATGCGGAAGAATTGCTGGGCTACAGCTACGAAGAATATACAGGCAAGCCAATTCTAACACTCAACGGTGTGCCCCTGGCCGAAATCAAAAAAATATTTAGCCGAAAGGGTGAGCCATCAAAGTCCAGAGAAAGCAAACTCTCAATCAGCACAAAACGAGGACAAAAAAGGCTGATACTTTTTTCGGTTGAACAGGTCATGCTCAATGGTGAGGAATGCAGATTAACAGTTTTTGTGGATATTACGAATAGCAAATAG
- a CDS encoding GldG family protein, whose translation MKGRNVIIQLAIVTGILVVVNLLSSQLYFRGDFTEDQRYTLSTATKDILEDLPEVVTVKAYFSEDLPTQLVSTRQDFEDLLLEYENRSDGYLVYEFLNPNENEQKEQEAQQAGVNPVMVNVREKDQMKQMRAYLGAIIQMGDRKEIIPLIQPGAAMEYALTTAIKKIAIADKPKIGLIQGHGEAPLEEMIELYQQLSVLYEIEPFGLSDSAAVPQYYRSLAWINPKDTIPQADFAKLDKYLANGGAMFVAYSNLNGDLSQAYLSTANDIGVSSWLSRLGIQMGREFVVDAENAPVSVRQQMGQFTMNRQIAFPYFPIIKNFSDHPASKGLESVFLPFASTINFTKTDTTFRSTSLLMTSELSGLVSPPTTVDIQRQWTENDFQNSSLPVAMAVEGPLSGTASSKMVVVSNGQFIINGPQGQQQQLNADNVSFASNAIDWLSDDTGLIDLRTKGVTARPLVQLEDSTKELLKYGNVLLPILLLLIYAFVRKQRNNRKRQQWAAGSY comes from the coding sequence ATGAAGGGAAGAAACGTAATTATTCAATTGGCTATCGTGACCGGCATTCTTGTGGTAGTCAACTTGCTGTCGAGTCAACTGTACTTCAGAGGTGATTTTACCGAAGACCAGCGGTACACACTCAGCACGGCCACTAAAGATATATTGGAAGATTTGCCTGAGGTGGTCACTGTGAAAGCCTATTTTTCGGAAGACTTGCCCACGCAGCTTGTGAGCACCCGTCAGGATTTTGAAGATTTGCTGTTGGAATACGAGAACAGGTCGGACGGCTATCTGGTCTACGAGTTTTTGAACCCAAACGAAAATGAGCAGAAAGAGCAGGAAGCGCAACAAGCCGGTGTGAATCCGGTAATGGTAAATGTGCGGGAAAAGGATCAGATGAAACAAATGAGGGCTTACCTCGGAGCCATCATTCAGATGGGCGACCGCAAGGAGATTATTCCTTTGATACAGCCTGGAGCAGCCATGGAATACGCCCTTACTACGGCTATTAAAAAAATAGCCATAGCCGACAAACCTAAGATTGGTTTGATACAGGGGCATGGAGAGGCACCTTTGGAGGAAATGATTGAGCTATACCAACAGCTGTCGGTGCTCTATGAGATCGAGCCTTTTGGTCTTTCTGATTCGGCCGCAGTACCGCAGTACTACAGGTCGCTGGCATGGATCAATCCAAAAGATACCATTCCGCAGGCAGATTTCGCCAAGCTCGATAAGTATCTGGCCAATGGTGGTGCCATGTTCGTCGCCTACAGCAACCTGAACGGCGACTTAAGCCAGGCGTATTTGTCGACTGCGAACGACATAGGCGTAAGCAGCTGGCTTTCAAGGCTGGGCATTCAAATGGGAAGGGAGTTTGTGGTAGATGCGGAGAATGCGCCGGTCTCAGTACGGCAGCAAATGGGGCAGTTTACAATGAACCGGCAAATTGCCTTTCCTTACTTTCCTATCATTAAAAACTTCTCCGACCATCCTGCTTCCAAAGGACTTGAATCAGTCTTTCTGCCTTTTGCCAGCACGATTAACTTTACTAAGACTGATACCACCTTTCGTTCAACCAGCCTGCTCATGACTTCCGAGCTTTCCGGCCTGGTTAGTCCGCCGACTACTGTCGACATACAAAGACAGTGGACGGAGAATGATTTTCAAAACAGCTCGCTGCCAGTGGCAATGGCTGTTGAAGGCCCCCTGAGTGGTACTGCATCTTCGAAGATGGTGGTGGTGTCGAATGGTCAATTTATTATCAATGGGCCGCAAGGGCAGCAGCAACAGCTCAATGCCGACAATGTGAGCTTTGCTTCCAATGCCATCGACTGGCTGTCGGACGACACGGGTTTGATTGACCTTCGAACCAAGGGAGTAACGGCCAGGCCACTGGTTCAGCTGGAGGATAGCACAAAGGAGCTTCTAAAATATGGCAATGTGCTGCTTCCAATACTGCTGCTGCTCATTTATGCTTTTGTGCGGAAGCAAAGAAACAACCGCAAGCGGCAACAGTGGGCAGCCGGCAGTTATTAG
- a CDS encoding DUF4340 domain-containing protein: protein MKSTLKLLGVLGILIALYFVVQFTTDRGRSKSFRSELVKIDTAAVTKLQIEANGDQLVVEKGENQWRVNTPAGKNVAATSSSVKGILNSLMSVKPSRLVAKDESKWKDYEVDSAGTRVEVFEGGEKTLDLVVGRFNMEGQRQFSTYVRLFEEPEVYSAANFMGASLSTNSASYRNQQLARFTRDSVYQVTFEYPDSAFTLSKTDGKWLLGGQPADSANTAKYLQGIAYLSNRNFADDFNPVGSPLFSVTYLVKSGNPLKVEGYLPNGELVVYSDFNAEEYFKDASLKDKIFKGSTYFLSKEE from the coding sequence ATGAAAAGTACATTGAAACTATTGGGTGTTCTTGGGATACTCATTGCTCTTTACTTTGTGGTTCAGTTCACAACAGACAGGGGTAGAAGTAAGTCGTTTAGGTCGGAGCTGGTGAAGATTGATACTGCTGCCGTAACAAAACTGCAGATCGAAGCCAACGGTGATCAACTCGTGGTGGAAAAGGGGGAGAACCAGTGGAGAGTGAATACACCGGCAGGAAAGAATGTGGCCGCAACGTCTTCGAGCGTTAAAGGTATTTTGAATAGCCTGATGTCAGTGAAGCCAAGCAGGCTGGTAGCCAAAGATGAGTCGAAGTGGAAAGACTACGAGGTCGATAGCGCCGGCACGAGGGTAGAAGTTTTTGAAGGAGGTGAGAAAACACTTGACCTGGTTGTGGGAAGGTTCAATATGGAAGGGCAGCGGCAGTTCAGTACCTACGTCAGGCTGTTTGAGGAGCCGGAAGTTTATTCAGCGGCCAACTTTATGGGTGCCAGTCTTTCGACCAATTCTGCCTCGTATCGCAACCAGCAACTGGCCAGGTTTACCAGAGACAGCGTCTATCAGGTGACATTTGAGTATCCGGATTCAGCCTTCACACTCAGTAAAACAGATGGCAAATGGTTGTTGGGCGGTCAACCTGCCGACTCAGCCAACACCGCCAAATACCTGCAGGGCATTGCCTACCTGTCCAATAGAAACTTTGCTGATGATTTTAACCCAGTTGGAAGCCCGCTGTTTAGCGTGACTTACCTTGTTAAAAGTGGTAATCCGCTTAAAGTGGAGGGCTACCTGCCCAATGGTGAGTTGGTGGTGTATTCTGACTTCAATGCAGAAGAGTACTTTAAGGATGCCAGCTTGAAGGACAAAATATTCAAAGGGTCGACGTATTTTTTGAGTAAGGAAGAGTAG
- a CDS encoding endonuclease/exonuclease/phosphatase family protein, producing the protein MNILKIAFSALLMITSLFTSFQLVRRDDWYFRIFDFPHVQLTVLNLVFLTGHLVMADYGNWIDLSIGAAGLIAFFYQLAIIYPYTPASSKQVQDTNQGVSSTSISLLEANVLMYNSNYEGFVNLVKNYRPDIVVTLETDEKWRNGLKELESLYEQHILLPLDNTYGICFYSNVAFKDAVVKHRISKEVPSIEMTLDLEGGQQVKLFVVHPEPPSPTEKDLSTPRDAELVLVGRMAKECTLPVIITGDLNDVAWSHTSRLFQRIGGLLDPRVGRGFFNTFHAQYPLFRWPLDHVFVSRHFTVDRIQRLPTFGSDHFPILIQLSIPLHAPDNEAAPVASKEDKKEARQTVAAAKADEN; encoded by the coding sequence TTGAATATCCTAAAGATAGCCTTTTCGGCGCTATTGATGATAACGTCACTTTTCACCAGCTTTCAATTGGTGAGGAGAGATGACTGGTATTTTCGCATTTTCGATTTTCCGCATGTTCAGCTAACTGTCTTGAATTTAGTTTTTTTGACTGGCCATCTTGTTATGGCCGACTATGGAAACTGGATAGACCTGAGCATTGGGGCGGCTGGGTTAATTGCCTTTTTTTATCAGCTGGCAATCATTTATCCGTATACGCCGGCAAGTAGCAAACAGGTGCAGGATACCAATCAGGGTGTTTCTTCAACGTCTATTTCGTTGCTGGAGGCCAATGTATTAATGTATAACTCCAACTATGAGGGGTTTGTTAATTTGGTTAAAAATTATCGGCCTGACATTGTAGTTACACTCGAAACCGACGAGAAATGGAGAAATGGGCTGAAGGAGCTAGAGTCTCTTTATGAACAGCACATCCTTCTTCCGCTGGACAATACCTATGGTATCTGTTTTTATAGCAATGTGGCGTTTAAGGATGCAGTTGTTAAACACCGTATAAGCAAGGAAGTACCATCTATTGAAATGACGCTGGACCTTGAGGGAGGCCAACAAGTAAAGCTATTTGTCGTTCATCCGGAACCGCCAAGCCCAACAGAAAAGGACTTGTCGACGCCCAGGGATGCGGAATTGGTTTTGGTAGGCAGAATGGCAAAAGAGTGTACGCTACCGGTGATCATCACAGGAGATCTTAACGATGTGGCCTGGTCACACACCTCACGTCTGTTTCAGCGGATCGGGGGCTTGCTTGATCCCAGGGTAGGGCGGGGCTTTTTCAATACCTTTCATGCCCAATACCCTCTGTTTCGCTGGCCTTTAGATCATGTGTTCGTATCCCGCCATTTCACTGTTGACAGGATTCAGCGACTACCAACCTTCGGTTCGGATCATTTTCCTATTTTGATTCAACTGAGCATACCTTTGCACGCACCCGATAACGAGGCTGCCCCGGTAGCTAGTAAAGAAGATAAAAAGGAGGCTAGACAGACGGTGGCGGCAGCAAAAGCCGACGAAAACTAA
- a CDS encoding ABC transporter permease — protein MNKIWIIARRELASYFDSLIAYVMIIIFLGMSGFFTWLFGSNIFMINQASLQVFFGISFWTLFFFIPAITMRTLAEENKSGTIELLSTKAVSDFQIVVGKFLGCLLLVAIALLCTLPYYITVSQLGNVDHGGIIGGYLGLILLSAAYIGIGLFASSTTSNQIVAFLMALFIGIFFQILFDVLGSSFRGAVGGVFYYLSMQTHFDSMSRGVIDSRDLIYFGSLIAISLLLSQAMLSRRNWQS, from the coding sequence ATGAACAAGATTTGGATCATTGCCAGAAGAGAGTTGGCCTCCTATTTCGATTCTTTGATCGCTTATGTAATGATTATCATTTTTCTGGGAATGAGCGGGTTTTTTACCTGGCTTTTCGGAAGCAACATATTTATGATCAACCAGGCCAGCTTACAGGTTTTCTTCGGAATTTCGTTCTGGACCTTATTCTTCTTTATCCCGGCCATCACTATGAGGACCCTGGCAGAAGAAAATAAAAGTGGAACCATTGAGCTCCTGTCGACAAAGGCCGTGTCCGATTTCCAAATTGTTGTAGGTAAATTTCTCGGCTGCCTTTTGCTGGTGGCTATCGCCCTGCTGTGCACGCTGCCTTACTACATAACTGTATCGCAGTTGGGTAATGTGGATCACGGCGGCATTATCGGAGGCTACCTTGGACTCATTTTGCTGTCGGCAGCCTATATCGGTATCGGGCTATTTGCCAGCAGCACCACAAGTAATCAGATCGTCGCCTTTCTAATGGCACTTTTTATTGGAATTTTCTTTCAGATCTTATTCGATGTGCTTGGATCCAGTTTTAGGGGTGCTGTGGGTGGAGTATTCTATTACCTGAGCATGCAAACCCACTTCGATTCCATGAGCAGAGGAGTAATCGATTCTCGTGATCTGATCTACTTTGGCTCTCTTATAGCTATCTCTTTATTGCTTTCCCAGGCAATGCTTTCACGTCGCAATTGGCAATCTTAA